One stretch of Castor canadensis chromosome 14, mCasCan1.hap1v2, whole genome shotgun sequence DNA includes these proteins:
- the LOC141416804 gene encoding ankyrin repeat domain-containing protein 26-like, with protein MESILKNIESEAAKLQIQLELNEIELEKYNKEYLEELSQLNALQHEPIIIRRTKECLEEAKKLLLRTEHNRPILDTMRTRPVTGCLSDETMHCNLGLNRSCNPRGSLFAPSSTESLDHYLSGHFRTTAHRPCLYCRCNESFPPNNLNTFTCWLGWNSPSSYLSIPNAGIKDTSKSSRNL; from the exons ATGGAATCAATTCTTAAAAACATTGAATCAGAAGCAGCTAAACTTCAAATTCAacttgaattaaatgaaatagaattggAAAAGTACAACAAGGAGTACCTAGAGGAATTAAGTCAATTAAACGCACTGCAACATGAACCAATCAT CATTCGCAGGACTAAGGAGTGCCTAGAAGAAGCAAAGAAGTTGCTCTTGAGGACTGAGCACAACAGGCCTATACTCGACACTATGAGGACAAGGCCTGTCACGGGCTGCCTTTCTGATGAGACTATGCACTGTAACTTGGGACTGAATAGAAGTTGCAACCCAAGAGGAAGCTTGTTTGCTCCTTCCTCAACAGAGAGCCTAGACCACTACCTGAGCGGG CATTTCAGGACGACAGCACACCGTCCCTGCCTCTACTGTAGATGTAATGAAAGCTTCCCACCCAACAACCTGAATACATTCACA TGCTGGCTGGGctggaactcaccatcttcctatCTCAGCATTCCCAATGCAGGGATTAAAG